The Daphnia pulex isolate KAP4 chromosome 7, ASM2113471v1 genome includes the window TTCCCCAAATGAAATTTGTGGCTTGGCTACCACCGACGACACAAAGACAACGAATACTAACGCAGCACTTACTTTCATTCTGTCTAAATAAATGAttatgaaaatgttgttgttaataatttttaaaaaagatatttagCACTTAAAGTTGTCTTACCTCGAGTTCAAGTTCTCTTAGAAGAAACTTGTTGAATGATCTGACTCTGGCTGTTGCTTTATATACTGGCTGATTTATCCTCCAGCACACACTGTTAACACAAGAGACCAGCTAGTTACCAACTCCTGGAACCAATAGAAACTGGTTTTTCAGTTGGAGGGTCACGTGACTTTGTCGGGATTTCCCAAGGTGAGTGTacacgttattttttttccctctcggCTCATCAGGTGATTTAATTTAGGTTGTTCAACCATGTGTGCGGTTCACTTATAAAGCCTTTGTTATCATCAACCGGATGTGCCAATAGCTAAATGACGAGTCATTTCCATATGGCATTTGCTTTACTATTTGTTGTAGTTGCATTAGGCTGCATGCGTATATTTCGAATCAATATTATCGCTTTATAGTTTGAGGTTCTCCGGTTTCCCCTCATCCTTCCCCAGTTTTTTCCTCAAGGCTATTTTTTGGAGAGAAAGCAGTCAGTCAAGCTCAAGGTCTTTTTTAGCTTCTGCTAACACACCTTGGCACCGCAAACCCAAGTGTAGAGCCATCAACCGGtcatcagcaaaaaaaaaaaatttggcggaattgttttaaatttaagtttaaaaaaaaattttgggagaGAATATATGAGCAATAGAGCAAAATTGTTCGTTAATTGCAAGATTAGATAAGTTTTGGGTTACCTGAATGAGCTGTATGAATTTCGACACACAATAGTTAATTCGTTTTGTAATCAAAATTTCCCATTCATTTGACACGTgcatagaaaaaaatgtcgttcTTTTATTGTATTCAGGGATAATGGAAAGGGAAATTAGGATACACGATACATGCATATACTAGCCAAAACTGCAATGTAATATGGAAAAACCCAACGTCACTATCGAGTTGtacccaaaatgaaaatttcccaaactagaaataacaaaataacgGAATGCTTTTGATGTTCTGTAAGcatgtatattatataagtTGGAAAACCCTTTCATGTGGATCTGTTTTGTTTCGGCCGGGACTTAGGCCATGCACGGAAATTTACAATTAGTACAATTAACAGAACATAACGTTATATTTAACGAGGTATTAGTGAAAACTTCCGCTATTAAACAGTTATTGTGTAAAACAATGAAACTTTAGGGATAATGAGTATTAAATTAGGAAAAATTTTACGGTGATTCCATTATAATTTCTTCTGATTTTAAATTACCCTAGTAACAAAAAGTGGTGatgttgaatatttttggGACTTTCGCTATACAATAAATTGTGATTTCTTGTTCCTTTCTGTAATAATGTTTAAACGCAATTTTATGCAAGAATAATCAAGAAAGATTCGACAATGGAATACGACGATATTGGAGTCCATTCAATTTCACGGTGACATCAAACAATGGAATTTATCATCCCTGTAATAAGGCTGTAACAAATTTTACATGTTTTGGGGCCGATGGCTCGCGTGTTGCCCTCATGCGCATTTTCTTCTCCACCAGATTTGATCCTACTGACTGCCGGCCTCGCCTGTTACACAATGTAATAAACATTTGTGACAATTGGGTGCAGTTTTACGACATATACtacatgtttttttcctaACGCGAAAATCAACGAAATTTTAGTTGTCATATTCATATACTCATGACTCATGTTGGCGATGTGCCGATTGGCCGATCTGATTCTGTGTTATGTTATTCCtcgaccaaaaaagaaaaataataatgattggCATCGCTGTTTTGGCCGATGCGAGCTGGAATCGGCTGAAATAGTATGAAGTGCTTGTGGGATGGATTGATCGAAATATAATTAAACCTTCTATGACGTGAAATTATAAGAAGATACTCAACTTCTTTTTAACATTCTTGCAACATTAGTGTATTGTGTCAAAATGGCCAAAAGAGGACTGTCTCGTAAAGAACTCGAAGAAATCAAGAAgcgcgaagaaattgaagctgctgctgaggtGATACACATTTGTTTGGAGAAGCTGAacttcaaataattcaatattATTGTTCATTGGATTTATTATTAGGTATTTGAGGAGTTTGTAGCCACATTTCAAGAAGATGCCAGCAAAGTCAGTAAAGTTTGGGTCAAAGCGGGTACCTATGATGCTGGTCAAAGAAGTAACAGATTACACATTTAATGCTATAATATAGCcatttttcttaatattttcattttaatttgcaGAGGAAGATGCCAAAGATAAAGGCAAATTGTATAAACCAACATCTAAATTGGCGAGCTTAGCAGAATCTTTCTCCACAAGATCCAAGGCAAATGAATCTAAGGAATctaaagaatcaaaagataaaagtttacaaaaaaaggagaagaaaaagagcaatCTTGAGATGTTCAAAGAGGAACTCAGAGTGTAAAACTAGATTAttctcttatttaaaaaataatgttacaattaaattttcttacagtatccaagaagaaagagaggaaCGACACAAAGTTAAAGCTCACTTGAAACCAAGTCGCTTTGAGCCTGTCAATGTGAGTTCTCCAAGTACTAGCAAAAGCTCTCTTGCTCTTGGATCAATCTTGATAGGTATGTAAATTGTAATTGCATTTTGTAGCAAATTTGtcacactttttttgtttcagaagaaaagacaGGATCATTTGATGTAGGAGATCCCAATACCACTAACATTTATTTAGGCAATATCAACCCTAAGGcaagttttaaataaatcatgtTTTTATCAACTTTATTAACATAAATTTAATGTCCCTTGCAGATGACAGAACAACAATTGATGGACACATTTGGAAAATATGGACCTTTAGCCAGCGTAAAAATCATGTGGCCTCGAACTGAGGAAGAGAAAGCAAGGAATCGAAATTGCGGATTCGTAGCCTTTATGTGCCGAAAAGACGCAGAGAGAgcgatgaaaaaattaaacggtTTGACAGTTTATATTCCGTTTTTTGCATCGATGCATTTATatcaaatgtttatttttcaacaggTAAAGATATTCTGtcttttgaaatgaaactcGGATGGGGGAAGGCCTTGCCAATTCCTGCTCGACCGATTTACATACCGCCAGCATTACTTGAAAAAACGCTTCCTCCACCACCAACCGGCTTGCCTTTTAATGCAATACCCTCCCCACAAGATATTGATCAGGTATGGCTGGTATGCAGTACCTTAGATGTTCTTTCAAacataattgaaattaatatttccCTTGTCACAGATCCCGCCACCCGGAACACCCTACCCAACACACGGCGAGGCGTTGGAGAACTTCAACAAGGTATTGGGGGATGGGCTAAGCTATTTCAATCAACCCAGCAATATGACTGACACAAGACTCGAGACTTTTTATCCGCCTGTTCCGGCATTGTTACTCATGGTCGGCGGATAAAAAGAAGCGAGTGCTTTGTGTGCGGTCGCTTCGTTGGGAGGTCTCATCTTTTCTATTTGTGTTCTTCGGCGGAAAGCGATGAAACCCAgccaaaaatttgttttcatgcGTTGCATTCGTTTGGCTAGTGAAGACCGTTGTTCGTGTCTCACTGCTCTCATACTATTGTGTGTTTGGAAATATGTTGATGTTTCACCCGGGTTTGCTGCTTCTCTCGCAGATTATATCCAGGGCTGTTGTCAAAGTGGTTATCCCTACAGACAGGTATGTAACAAAGATCAAGCCTCATAATACCTTGAAGCTGCGCGGCTGTGTGACATTACCCTGCTCCCTCCGAGCCCCAGGGAGTATACACGTTTTGTCACGAAGGAACAACACATtgttcttttcattcttccaaTGCGACTATTCCTTAAGTCTTATTTAATTCCTTTGTAAACTTTTAACTAACACTCGGAATGcttgaccaaaaaaaaaaagaaagaaattttgctttttcaatTGACCCACTTCTTTTAAATCAtcgaacaaaattttttaagtcgGTAGCTAATcttaacattttcatttttatcaccACGTAAATCTGTACGATTGACATTTGTGCGTGTCATACGTATGTTGAACTTGGTTTTCTGGAACTGGCGTACACAGAAATTTGTTGTGTTTGATTCATCGAATGATCGAATCTGTTGTTCGAGAGGGCCCAATGCTTGAGGCCATGGTGATGAACAAGGAAATTGATAACCAGCAATTCAGGTACCTAAATTGtcttttctaaaaatgttgttggatagtaattattatttcttttttacttttgcaaTCAGGTTTCTATTTGAAAACCGGAGTCCAGCTCACATTTACTATCGCTGGAAATTGTTCTCAATCCTACAAGGCGAGTCTGGTAATGTGTGGTCCACAGAAGACTTTCGCATGTTTAAAggtaaaatttctttttattctgtaAATTATCCAGcgctcatttttaaaaattaataggCGGTTCCATCTGGAAACCCCCGTCTATGAACCCGTTTTCTGAGGGCATGCCAGACGAACTTTTCTCGTCCGACGAGGAAGATGATGAGAGTCGCCGACGATCGCTCAGCAAATCGTATTTactacaattattttttctaattcattaAGCAATTCTAATTTACGTTCAAATCCATAGTCAAAAGAAACGACTAGAATTGATGTTGAGAAAATTGACTCCTGAAAAATCCAAAGTAGCGGAAGCTATGATTTTTTGCATCGAGCACGCCGAAGCTTACGAGGAAATCATCGATTTCGTTACCGAGTCACTCAATAGTGTCAAAACCTATATTCCTCAAAAGGTAATTTAAGTCGTGACTTCCAAGTTGGAAGAAACCTACTTAATTtaatcttgtttttgtttttttcagttgggaagattttttttggtatCAGACGTCCTTTACAACTCGTCTGCAAAGGCGGTCAATGCTTCCAGTTTCCGTTCGGGATTCCAGTCACACATGGTGGAAATAGTCAATTATATGCATCAAGCGTACGAGGCGACCGAGAGCCGATTGAAAGCCGAAGCTTTTCGACAACGAGTTATGCTCTGCTTTCGAGCTTGGGAAGAATGGAATGTCTATCCAGCCGAATTCCTCATTCATTTGCAAAATGTCTTTCTGGGCCTTGTCtctgtaagtttttttttttttctatttttaaatctttccaacacttcattaattattttgatttctttaaagGCCGATCAAGATGTTTCTCAACGGACTTCAGGCAACGTTGAAGACGTCGACGGCATTCCACTTGACGATGCAGAAGCAATCGACGGAGCTCCACTCAGTGATTCCGAAGATTTGGATGgtttatttcaaatacaaGTTTTTGAAGTACAagtaatttaataattttttcttttttcaggtgTACCTTTGGACGGTGCGGCTCTTTTGAGGAGTGCAGTCAAACTCCAAACTAGTTCTCCAGCTCGTTCATTTACAGTtacgaaatcaaacaaatatgaCGCTGATTTTGATGGAGTGCCtagtaaaattgatttttataataattaattaattcacctattaaaatttttataaatgttaTTAGTGTCTGAAGATTTGGACGGAGTCCCGATAAAAAGCTCGTCTTCACCGGTAGTGCGAAGAGACCGGAGACGTGAAACTAAGTCATCATCAACTTCCAAATGGGAAACACCGGCGCCGGTTGTAGCCACTAGCAAGTGGGACAATATCGACCCCGATTCAGAGTCAAATGAGCcgtcaagaaaaaagagtagaGCCAAACATAATGAGGACATCTTTGCGGATCTGGAGAGCACTAAACAAAGAGGAGCTGCTTCAGATGAAGATCTCGACGGTGCGCCCCTTGACTCGTCACCAGAGGCAACGCGACACAGCTCCGGTTCTAGGTAGTAATTGTTAATTACAATACATTTTGCTTGACCGACTCCCAATTTTGTCTGAATGTTTTAGGAATGAGGATCAACGTGGGAAACTGCGAGAGCTTGAACTGAAAGTCGTTCGCTACCAAGATGAACTCGAAGCCGGACTACATAATCAGATTCCGGGCATGTCAGTTTCAGAACAAGTTCAACAATACCGCGAACATCTTTTACGCAAGGTTAAAAAGAATAGATTCTTTATATCTAATACTTGGTATAAATTGGCGATGTTAATCACTGGTTCCCTTCTTTGATTTCGTGTTACAGTCAAAACGGGATCGTTCCCAAGAAACAGTTGACGGTCGAGATCGCGAATCTAGAGAACGGCGCACGCCTCACAGTACCGAGAAATCAGATCGTGGTTCTGGTCGACAGGCAACTGACAGGGAAcgttataaagaaaaagatagacGACGTTCAATTTCCAGATCAAGGTCTCGTTCCAGATCGCCAAGAAAGTAAGTCGAAACTTCGTTTGACATTTGAACACGCCcaaatttgacatttgacCCCACCCCAAATGAATGATTTGTTGGCCATCCGTGTAATTATGCTGCCTTTAGGTCATCGCGATCAAAACGAACGAGATCATCGAGGTCGTCCAGTCCGAGTCACACTTTACGAAGAACCCCCCGGAGGTATGATGATTCATCCGCAGCGTGTCGATAGATTTCGTGATTAAAAGGACTGCTGCGTGCAGAGTCCTTTTATAGCGTTTACCGAATACTAccattactactactactactaaatGGATGATGATTACATTTTATAGGTCAAGATCAAAAAGCGATGACTCGTCGAAACGATCTCGCCGCTCTCGAAGCCGTTCGACTTCTCCACGAAGGCCGTCTAAGAACCAGAAGAAatccaaaaatttgaaatgaaacgaTTCGACTGCTGTTTGGTGGTGCAGTTTTCCAAATTTCGTGTTCCCTCGGATGTTGTTcaacttttgctttttttggtATTCAATACAATCTGCCTTCTAGCGGTATCCAACAGCCGTCGTTTCGTGGCCAGTTGTCGTATAGACCGATCGGGAATTCGACTGTTTACCCCTGCGTgcccctgtgtgtgtgtgtgggagcaAATACCTGGTTAACGAGACGAACCTGGTCGGCGGTCGTTGGCCGGGACGACGTCCTCGTTTTTAAATCCCTCTCACACTTATACGTGAACGCACTTGGGACGCGTCACAGATGTTTACGCTGTCTGCAGTTGAAGTCCGAGCCGGGCAACACAACTCTGGCCTTGCTGCTCACCTACTTCCACACATGGATCTAtattgtttttgctttttcccAGGTTTCGTATACTAGTGAGTCTCTCCAAAAATAGAGGTTATGTGCAAATCACCCTTCGGAGAATGACACACACGTCTCTACCACATTctggccacacacacacacacatacacaccaGATGGTATCACACACAAGTAAACGAGGGCGAGgagcacacacaacaaacgGAAAAGAATACAGTTTGGAATCGCTTATGTTTCAGCAAAtggtggaatttttttttattgttacagCCACAGGAAACCgagacaaacaagaaaataataaaaattaaaaataaaaaaaataagaaaagagggcaaggaagaaaaaaaaaatcggtggGGTTCTGCCACAGGAAGAATCCGCCACCGAAGAagagggattttttttctcaaattggcagagcaaaggaaaaaatagtttggatactgatacacacacaaacacgcgCGCGcgaatcttttattatttcttaattgCAAAAGGGGAGCACAGTTTGATGACGAAAATAAGAAGATGGTACAAGAGGACCCATTagtaatataagaaaaaagaaaaaaaaagaagtctcGGTTACGATGCATTCCATGGCTGgaataagtgaaaaaaaaagaggagctaTAAAGGGGGGATTGGGCGGGCACGTGAAgctgtagagagagagagagagagagataaaggAGGGAGGGGCGCTAGAAGTTGCTTTCCAGCTGAAGAAGATCAGTGAACCCAACAGGAAGAAGAGCTAACGATCTAAACAAACAGTTGGAAGGTGTGACATGTAAGCTAGACGAGGGGGGAGGAAAGCCGGttggaaattttcaatgtcGAGTGGTGAGGACATGAGTGACGTTGTGGTAGTAGTTTATCGAGTCGTCGCTACTATTTGAAACTAAACTTTCAGACATTTGCCATGCCTGTATACAACCACAGCGGCCCATCCAAAAATATATCTGATTAccccggaaaaaaaataaagacggatGGCGAGACAAacgagtttgttttttcttcttcttctagccCTTCTGATAAAAGAGTTCACATGCACATTAAGCGTTCTGTCTGGAACCTGTATTGAGCACACCAAAAAAAATACCCCAATGGTAATAAATCATTCATCATATTCAAGGAAATCCTGTTTCAATTTCCACTGGATCTCGCAGcgattgaaaaacaaaaatttacagcTGACGTTTTCATACTGGTTTCTTTTCGTATCTTTTGTTCTTCGTTGGGCTGGACGAGAGGTATAACCACAGATTTATAGATCAAGCCAGACgctcgaatttttctttcgtgacaaaaaaaaataaaataaaagtagaaaaaaattagaaaaaaggacAGAAGCTAGGAGAGACggggaatttcaattttccacaCTTTTCCTTCCAATCTGACGAATACAAATCCCATCAGATGGCTTTGAGGCTGGAGACCAGACTAGAAAATAGGAGTACATTAATGTTTTAGCTCTTATTAGTGCCGGAATtttaaagaatagaaaattaaaataaatatcaaatttccaatggaagaaaaagaattaagacGGAG containing:
- the LOC124197467 gene encoding U2 snRNP-associated SURP motif-containing protein-like isoform X1 codes for the protein MAKRGLSRKELEEIKKREEIEAAAEVFEEFVATFQEDASKVSKVWVKAGTYDAGQRKEDAKDKGKLYKPTSKLASLAESFSTRSKANESKESKESKDKSLQKKEKKKSNLEMFKEELRVIQEEREERHKVKAHLKPSRFEPVNVSSPSTSKSSLALGSILIEEKTGSFDVGDPNTTNIYLGNINPKMTEQQLMDTFGKYGPLASVKIMWPRTEEEKARNRNCGFVAFMCRKDAERAMKKLNGKDILSFEMKLGWGKALPIPARPIYIPPALLEKTLPPPPTGLPFNAIPSPQDIDQIPPPGTPYPTHGEALENFNKIISRAVVKVVIPTDRNLLCLIHRMIESVVREGPMLEAMVMNKEIDNQQFRFLFENRSPAHIYYRWKLFSILQGESGNVWSTEDFRMFKGGSIWKPPSMNPFSEGMPDELFSSDEEDDESRRRSLSKSQKKRLELMLRKLTPEKSKVAEAMIFCIEHAEAYEEIIDFVTESLNSVKTYIPQKLGRFFLVSDVLYNSSAKAVNASSFRSGFQSHMVEIVNYMHQAYEATESRLKAEAFRQRVMLCFRAWEEWNVYPAEFLIHLQNVFLGLVSADQDVSQRTSGNVEDVDGIPLDDAEAIDGAPLSDSEDLDGVPLDGAALLRSAVKLQTSSPARSFTVTKSNKYDADFDGVPMSEDLDGVPIKSSSSPVVRRDRRRETKSSSTSKWETPAPVVATSKWDNIDPDSESNEPSRKKSRAKHNEDIFADLESTKQRGAASDEDLDGAPLDSSPEATRHSSGSRNEDQRGKLRELELKVVRYQDELEAGLHNQIPGMSVSEQVQQYREHLLRKSKRDRSQETVDGRDRESRERRTPHSTEKSDRGSGRQATDRERYKEKDRRRSISRSRSRSRSPRKSSRSKRTRSSRSSSPSHTLRRTPRRSRSKSDDSSKRSRRSRSRSTSPRRPSKNQKKSKNLK
- the LOC124197467 gene encoding U2 snRNP-associated SURP motif-containing protein-like isoform X2 — translated: MAKRGLSRKELEEIKKREEIEAAAEVFEEFVATFQEDASKVSKVWVKAGTYDAGQRKEDAKDKGKLYKPTSKLASLAESFSTRSKANESKESKESKDKSLQKKEKKKSNLEMFKEELRVIQEEREERHKVKAHLKPSRFEPVNVSSPSTSKSSLALGSILIEKTGSFDVGDPNTTNIYLGNINPKMTEQQLMDTFGKYGPLASVKIMWPRTEEEKARNRNCGFVAFMCRKDAERAMKKLNGKDILSFEMKLGWGKALPIPARPIYIPPALLEKTLPPPPTGLPFNAIPSPQDIDQIPPPGTPYPTHGEALENFNKIISRAVVKVVIPTDRNLLCLIHRMIESVVREGPMLEAMVMNKEIDNQQFRFLFENRSPAHIYYRWKLFSILQGESGNVWSTEDFRMFKGGSIWKPPSMNPFSEGMPDELFSSDEEDDESRRRSLSKSQKKRLELMLRKLTPEKSKVAEAMIFCIEHAEAYEEIIDFVTESLNSVKTYIPQKLGRFFLVSDVLYNSSAKAVNASSFRSGFQSHMVEIVNYMHQAYEATESRLKAEAFRQRVMLCFRAWEEWNVYPAEFLIHLQNVFLGLVSADQDVSQRTSGNVEDVDGIPLDDAEAIDGAPLSDSEDLDGVPLDGAALLRSAVKLQTSSPARSFTVTKSNKYDADFDGVPMSEDLDGVPIKSSSSPVVRRDRRRETKSSSTSKWETPAPVVATSKWDNIDPDSESNEPSRKKSRAKHNEDIFADLESTKQRGAASDEDLDGAPLDSSPEATRHSSGSRNEDQRGKLRELELKVVRYQDELEAGLHNQIPGMSVSEQVQQYREHLLRKSKRDRSQETVDGRDRESRERRTPHSTEKSDRGSGRQATDRERYKEKDRRRSISRSRSRSRSPRKSSRSKRTRSSRSSSPSHTLRRTPRRSRSKSDDSSKRSRRSRSRSTSPRRPSKNQKKSKNLK